A stretch of Gorilla gorilla gorilla isolate KB3781 chromosome 9, NHGRI_mGorGor1-v2.1_pri, whole genome shotgun sequence DNA encodes these proteins:
- the LOC101136183 gene encoding olfactory receptor 5F1, translating to MTRKNYTSLTEFVLLGLADTLELQIILFLFFLVIYTLTVLGNLGMILLIRIDSRLHTPMYFFLANLSFVDICNSTTITPKMLADLLSEKKTISFAGCFLQMYFFIALATTECILFGLMAYDRYVAICRPLLYSLIMSRTVCLKMAARASAAGLLNSMVNTNHVSSLSFCDSNVIHHFFCDSPPLFKLSCSDTILKESISSILAGVNIVGTLLVILSSYSYVLFSIFSMHSGEERHRAFSTCASHLTAIILFYATCIYTYLRPSSSYSLNQDKVASVFYTVVIPMLNPLIYSLRNKEVKKALANVISRKRISSFL from the coding sequence aTGACCAGAAAAAATTATACCTCACTGACTGAGTTCGTCCTATTAGGATTAGCAGACACGCTGGAGCTACAGATtatcctctttttgttttttcttgtgatTTATACACTTACAGTACTGGGAAATCTCGGGATGATCCTCTTAATCAGGATCGATTCCCGGCTTCACACACCCATGTATTTCTTCCTGGCTAACCTGTCCTTTGTGGACATTTGTAACTCAACCACTATCACCCCAAAGATGCTGGCAGATTTATTATCAGAGAAGAAAACCATCTCTTTTGCTGGCTGCTTCCTACAGATGTACTTCTTTATCGCCCTGGCGACAACCGAATGCATCCTCTTTGGGTTAATGGCCTATGACCGGTATGTGGCCATATGTCGCCCGCTTCTTTACTCCTTGATCATGTCCAGGACAGTTTGCCTAAAAATGGCAGCCAGGGCTTCTGCTGCAGGGTTGCTGAACTCCATGGTCAACACAAACCATGTCAGCAGCTTGTCATTCTGTGACTCCAATGTCATCCATCACTTCTTCTGTGACAGCCCCCCACTTTTCAAGCTCTCTTGTTCTGACACAATCCTGAAAGAAAGCATAAGTTCTATTTTGGCTGGTGTGAATATTGTGGGGACTTTGCTTGTCATCCTCTCCTCCTACTCCTACGTTCTCTTCTCCATTTTTTCTATGCATTCAGGGGAGGAGAGGCACAGAGCTTTCTCCACGTGTGCCTCTCACCTGACAGCCATAATTCTGTTCTATGCCACCTGCATCTATACTTACCTGAGacctagttccagctactccctGAATCAGGACAAAGTGGCTTCTGTGTTCTACACAGTGGTGATCCCCATGTTGAATCCTCTGATCTACAGCCTCAGGAATAAGGAAGTAAAGAAGGCTTTAGCGAATGTAATTAGCAGGAAAAGGATCTCttcctttctgtga
- the LOC101136556 gene encoding olfactory receptor 5F1-like, whose translation MTRKNYTSLTEFVLLGLADTLELQIIFFLLFLVIYTLTVLGNIGMILLIRIDSRLHTLMYFFLANLSFVDICYSTTITPKMLADLLSEKKTISFAGCFLQMYFFIALATTKCILFGLMTYDRYVAICRPLLYSLIMSRTVCLKMAAGAFAAGLLNSMANTSYVSSLSFCGSNVIHHFFCDSPPLFKLSCSDTHLKESIFSTFAGVNMVGALLVILSSYSYVLFSIFSMHSGEGRHRAFSTCASHLTAIILFYTTSIYTYLRPSSSYSLNQDKVASVFYTVVIPMLNPLIYSLRNNEVKKALANVISRKRIPSFL comes from the coding sequence ATGACCAGAAAAAATTATACCTCACTGACTGAGTTCGTCCTATTGGGATTAGCAGACACGCTGGAGCTACAGATTATCTTCTTTCTGTTATTTCTTGTGATTTACACACTTACTGTACTGGGAAATATCGGGATGATCCTCTTAATCAGGATCGATTCCCGGCTTCACACACTCATGTATTTCTTCCTGGCTAACCTGTCCTTTGTGGACATTTGTTACTCAACCACCATCACCCCAAAGATGCTGGCAGATTTATTATCAGAGAAGAAAACCATCTCTTTTGCTGGCTGCTTCCTACAGATGTACTTCTTTATCGCCCTGGCGACAACCAAATGCATCCTCTTTGGGTTAATGACCTATGACCGGTATGTGGCCATATGTCGCCCGCTGCTTTACTCCTTGATCATGTCCAGGACCGTCTGCCTAAAAATGGCAGCCGGGGCTTTTGCTGCAGGGTTGCTGAACTCCATGGCCAACACTAGCTATGTCAGCAGCTTGTCATTCTGTGGCTCCAATGTCATCCATCACTTCTTCTGCGACAGTCCCCCACTTTTTAAGCTTTCTTGCTCTGACACACACTTGAAGGAAAGCATATTTTCCACTTTTGCTGGTGTGAATATGGTCGGGGCTCTGCTTGTCATCCTCTCCTCCTATTCCTACGTTCTCTTCTCCATTTTTTCTATGCATTCAGGGGAGGGGAGGCACAGAGCTTTCTCCACGTGTGCCTCTCACCTGACAGCCATAATCCTCTTCTACACCACCTCCATCTATACTTACCTGAGacctagttccagctactccctGAATCAGGACAAAGTGGCTTCTGTGTTCTACACAGTGGTGATCCCCATGTTGAATCCTCTGATCTACAGCCTCAGGAATAACGAAGTAAAGAAGGCTTTAGCGAATGTAATTAGCAGGAAAAGGATCCCttcatttctgtga
- the OR5AS1 gene encoding olfactory receptor 5AS1 — protein sequence MVLRSSGKNKKTKMLESNYTMPTEFLFVGFTDYLPLRVTLFLVFLLVYTLTMVGNILLIILVNINSSLQIPMYYFLSNLSFLDISCSTAITPKMLANFLASRKSISPYGCALQMFFFASFADAECLILAAMAYDRYAAICNPLLYTTLMSRRVCVCFIVLAYFSGSTTSLVHVCLTFRLSFCGSNIVNHFFCDIPPLLALSCTDTQINQLLLFALCSFIQTSTFVVIFISYFCILITVLSIKSSGGRSKTFSTCASHLIAVTLFYGALLFMYLQPTTSYSLDTDKVVAVFYTVVFPMFNPIIYSFRNKDVKNALKKLLERIGYSNEWYLNRLRIVNI from the exons ATGGTGCTGAG GTCCAGtgggaaaaacaagaaaactaagATGTTGGAGAGTAATTACACCATGCCAACTGAGTTCCTATTTGTTGGATTCACAGATTATCTACCTCTCAGAGTCACACTGTTCTTGGTATTCCTTCTGGTATATACATTAACTATGGTCGGAAATATACTCTTAATAATTCTAGTTAATATTAATTCAAGCCTTCAAATCcccatgtattattttcttagcaACTTATCTTTCTTAGACATCAGCTGTTCTACAGCAATCACTCCTAAAATGCTGGCAAACTTCTTAGCATCCAGGAAAAGCATCTCTCCTTATGGGTGTGCACTACAGATGTTTTTCTTCGCTTCTTTTGCTGATGCTGAGTGCCTTATCCTGGCAGCAATGGCTTATGACCGCTATGCAGCCATCTGCAACCCACTGCTCTATACTACACTGATGTCTAGGAGAGTCTGTGTCTGCTTCATTGTGTTGGCATATTTCAGTGGAAGTACAACATCACTGGTCCATGTGTGCCTCACATTCAGGCTGTCATTTTGTGGCTCCAATATCGTCAATCATTTTTTCTGTGATATCCCACCTCTTCTGGCTTTATCATGTACAGACACTCAGATCAACCAGCTTCTGCTCTTTGCTTTGTGCAGCTTCATCCAGACCAGCACTTTTGTGGTCATATTTATTTCTTACTTCTGCATCCTCATCACTGTGTTGAGCATCAAGTCCTCAGGTGGCAGAAGCAAAACATTCTCCACTTGTGCTTCCCACCTCATAGCAGTCACCTTATTCTATGGAGCGCTCCTGTTTATGTACTTACAGCCCACCACTAGCTATTCCCTAGACACTGATAAGGTGGTGGCAGTGTTTTATACTGTTGTATTTCCCATGTTTAATCCAATAATCTATAGTTTCAGAAACAAAGATGTGAAAAATGCTCTCAAAAAGCTATTAGAAAGAATCGGATATTCAAATGAATGGTATTTAAATCGTTTAAGAATAGTCAATATCTAA